A single region of the Deltaproteobacteria bacterium genome encodes:
- a CDS encoding SET domain-containing protein yields MVLLFGVSSRTYIDAAVNGGPAKRINHSCQGNCETHLTARGHIFIVARRNIKAGEELTYDYQLELADEDQPQAMVLYPCHCRSLRCRGTMAALPKPSRTSLTKASAKKSQEKSTERYDARIGQ; encoded by the coding sequence ATGGTTCTTTTGTTCGGTGTCAGTAGTCGAACGTATATCGATGCAGCGGTAAATGGAGGACCGGCAAAGAGAATTAATCATAGCTGTCAGGGAAACTGTGAAACACATCTCACAGCCCGTGGCCACATATTTATCGTCGCTCGCAGGAACATCAAGGCTGGCGAGGAACTCACCTATGACTATCAATTGGAACTCGCGGACGAGGACCAGCCACAGGCAATGGTGCTCTACCCGTGTCATTGCCGATCTTTACGCTGTCGAGGCACGATGGCGGCTCTGCCAAAGCCGAGTCGCACGTCTCTTACGAAAGCCTCCGCAAAAAAGTCCCAGGAAAAGAGCACCGAGCGTTACGATGCACGGATAGGGCAGTAG
- a CDS encoding SDR family oxidoreductase → MAGKFDGKVAIVTAGGSGIGAATARRFTQEGAAVVIADLSGKRAEEVTAGIKKNGGKAACLKMDAADPEAVQATIKLALDTYGRLDIMFNNAGAADVASLEDTTVESWNRIIAVTLTSTFLGMKYCLPIMRKQGKGVIINTASVSGTAGDYGLSSYNAAKAGVINLTRSAAIENAQYGIRVNCVCPGAINTRVAQILGPGREDEFRRLQAAVHPLGRMGEPEEIANTVFFLASDESSFITGEAIVVDGGVSAHTGFPSFLTMQKQQ, encoded by the coding sequence ATGGCAGGAAAATTCGATGGAAAAGTAGCAATTGTCACGGCAGGTGGTTCTGGGATTGGAGCAGCGACTGCACGGCGATTTACCCAAGAAGGCGCCGCTGTCGTGATCGCTGATCTCAGTGGTAAACGTGCAGAAGAAGTGACTGCCGGCATTAAGAAGAATGGTGGAAAAGCGGCCTGCCTCAAAATGGACGCTGCGGACCCCGAAGCTGTGCAGGCAACGATCAAGTTAGCACTCGATACCTACGGCCGACTCGACATCATGTTTAACAATGCCGGAGCGGCTGATGTCGCGTCGCTGGAGGACACTACGGTAGAGAGTTGGAACCGAATAATTGCCGTGACGCTCACCAGTACGTTTCTTGGTATGAAGTATTGTCTTCCGATCATGCGCAAACAGGGCAAAGGCGTTATTATTAATACTGCTTCTGTTTCTGGCACTGCTGGTGATTATGGCCTGTCGTCGTACAATGCAGCCAAGGCTGGCGTAATCAATCTGACTCGTTCTGCAGCAATCGAAAATGCTCAGTATGGCATCCGCGTTAACTGCGTATGTCCGGGGGCAATCAATACCCGCGTTGCGCAGATTCTCGGCCCCGGACGAGAAGACGAATTCCGTCGACTGCAAGCTGCAGTTCACCCGCTTGGTCGTATGGGTGAACCAGAAGAAATTGCTAATACGGTGTTCTTTCTGGCTTCTGACGAATCTTCGTTTATCACTGGAGAAGCGATCGTCGTTGATGGTGGTGTTTCTGCTCACACTGGATTTCCCAGTTTTTTGACGATGCAAAAGCAACAATAG
- a CDS encoding enoyl-CoA hydratase/isomerase family protein, which translates to MMVKFEDYANKYKTIRMERRNGILQMQLHTNGKTLQWGATPHEELGYCFQDIGADPENRAIIMTGTEDKFIAEFEMGSLGKITPRSWDHIYYDAKRLLMNHLDIEVPMIAAVNGPATIHAELAVLCDIVLASDNAIFQDAPHFPGGLVPGDGVHVVWPLVLGANRGRYFLLTGQKLSAQEALNLGVVSEVLPKDKLVSRAWELAEAIVKKPPLTVRYARVAMVQQIKRLMLDNLGYGLALEGLGALDYWPTGQD; encoded by the coding sequence ATGATGGTGAAGTTCGAAGACTACGCAAATAAATACAAAACCATTCGCATGGAACGCCGCAACGGCATTCTCCAGATGCAGCTCCATACCAACGGTAAAACCTTGCAATGGGGAGCGACTCCACACGAAGAACTCGGCTATTGTTTTCAGGATATCGGGGCCGACCCGGAAAACCGGGCCATTATCATGACTGGTACCGAAGACAAGTTTATCGCTGAATTCGAGATGGGGAGTTTAGGCAAGATTACTCCCCGGTCGTGGGACCATATCTACTACGACGCAAAGCGGTTGCTGATGAATCACCTCGACATCGAAGTGCCAATGATTGCTGCTGTGAACGGCCCAGCAACTATTCACGCTGAGTTAGCGGTTCTCTGCGATATCGTACTCGCGTCGGACAATGCCATATTTCAAGATGCCCCACACTTTCCCGGAGGATTAGTGCCTGGTGACGGCGTCCACGTCGTGTGGCCTTTGGTATTAGGTGCGAATCGTGGCCGTTATTTCTTGCTCACTGGCCAAAAACTTTCCGCGCAAGAAGCGCTCAATCTTGGCGTGGTCAGCGAAGTCCTCCCCAAAGACAAACTGGTATCTCGCGCTTGGGAGCTTGCCGAGGCTATTGTAAAAAAACCTCCTCTCACTGTTCGTTATGCTCGGGTCGCGATGGTGCAGCAAATCAAGCGGCTCATGCTTGATAATCTGGGATATGGACTTGCGCTGGAAGGACTCGGGGCATTGGATTATTGGCCGACGGGACAAGACTAA